In Phaeodactylum tricornutum CCAP 1055/1 PHATR_bd_17x31 genomic scaffold, whole genome shotgun sequence, a single genomic region encodes these proteins:
- a CDS encoding predicted protein — MLLQKFQYAISELVKNDGVALPDGQLVTYLVQALKDPSLSYVCDTIRTNATYRNSFPEAQLFVKTFVSSSTSKSENTPRQVNDVQTSGSGASGGSKKGGTGKGASNPTPFKGAVTARSYTPGEWKSFSKDQQEKVRSLRNKKKQGGKPEESERSVDSVARGEPVDTKEVHTSSEMEPTSDAAGLQFGRDTCVAGANTVLIGESQKSVTVRPFSGEYSALKNIPIGTVATAYTVPEDGRVVLLIINQVLFFGDRLKNTLLTPNQMRDFGIDVDDAPRQYVANSKHSLYVPDSQLRIPLQLRGIFSFLESRKPTQQELDECEHIILTSDVPWEPCSTDFAQVELCETNLADRLISCVNVASDDYCGDGLDGRADSDVYPDSEDFTCVVSVYDGSKEQGGGKHWREIEQRHHIHHHVTEPHSQWQNRAEGEIREIKKAVRHRLQVSRAPRRLWCFCCEWVSAIRRLTAHDIPALNGRVATELLEGDTPDISEYAQFDWYEPVWFIDPTSAFPEMKKKLGRWVGVASDVGQAMTFWILPNHRK; from the exons ATGCTGTTGCAGAAATTTCAGTATGCCATCTCGGAATTGGTCAAAAATGACGGAGTTGCGTTGCCGGATGGGCAGCTTGTGACTTATTTGGTCCAGGCATTGAAGGACCCAAGTCTGAGTTATGTTTGTGACACAATTCGCACCAATGCCACTTATCGGAACAGTTTTCCGgaagcgcagctttttgtgaagacttttgtgtcttcgtccacgagcaAATCCGAAAACACGCCTCGACAGGTCAATGATGTGCAAACATCAGGTAGTGGGGCCTCCGGTGGGAGTAAGAAAGGAGGTACCGGGAAAGGAGCCAGCAACCCGACTCCCTTCAAGGGTGCAGTCACGGCTCGCAGTTATACTCCGggagaatggaaaagttttTCCAAGGACCAACAGGAAAAAGTGCGATCGCTGCGTAATAAAAAGAAGCAAGGAGGGAAACCCGAGGAATCAGAGAGGAGTGTTGACAGTGTAGCACGGGGTGAGCCTGTGGACACTAAGGAAGTCCATACCAGCAGTGAAATGGAACCGACTTCAGATGCGGCTGGCCTGCAATTTGGCCGTG ACACATGCGTGGCTGGGGCAAACACTGTCTTGATTGGTGAATCGCAGAAGTCCGTAACTGTGCGACCTTTCTCCGGTGAATATTCTGCACTGAAGAATATCCCCATTGGAACGGTTGCCACAGCTTACACAGTACCAGAAGACGGGAGAGTGGTGCTTCTTATTATTAATCAGGTCCTATTCTTTGGGGACAGATTGAAAAACACCCTATTGACCCCCAACCAGATGCGAGACTTTGGCATTGATGTTGACGATGCCCCTCGGCAGTACGTCGCCAACTCCAAGCACTCTTTGTATGTTCCTGACTCCCAACTTCGGATTCCGCTGCAGCTGCGCGGTATATTCTCGTTTTTGGAGTCGCGGAAGCCCACGCAACAGGAACTTGACGAGTGTGAGCATATCATACTCACCTCTGATGTGCCGTGGGAGCCTTGCTCAACGGACTTTGCCC AGGTTGAATTGTGCGAGACAAATCTGGCGGACCGCCTTATTTCCTGTGTTAATGTTGCGTCGGATGATTACTGTGGAGACGGGTTGGACGGTAGAGCTGACTCGGATGTGTACCCGGACTCAGAAGACTTCACTTGTGTCGTCTCAG TTTATGATGGGTCTAAGGAGCAGGGAGGTGGCAAACATTGGAGAGAGATTGAGCAGCGTCACCATATACATCACCATGTAACGGAGCCACACAGCCAGTGGCAGAATCGAGCTGAAGGAGAAATTCGTGAAATTAAGAAGGCTGTTCGGCACCGACTGCAGGTTTCTCGTGCACCACGGCGCCTatggtgtttttgttgtgaATGGGTGTCGGCTATCCGTCGATTAACTGCTCATGACATTCCTGCGCTAAACGGTCGAGTTGCCAcagagcttttggaaggggaCACCCCCGATATTTCTGAGTACGCGCAATTTGACTGGTATGAGCCTGTCTGGTTCATCGACCCAACTTCTGCTTTCCctgaaatgaagaagaaattgggCCGATGGGTCGGAGTTGCATCAGATGTGGGACAGGCGATGActttttggattcttccaaa CCATCGAAAATAG
- a CDS encoding predicted protein — translation MDSPSRRPSLKKSSSSSKSLKPELARSVLVCNGICCAAEIPIINRILEPIKGVKKVRVNVPLKQILVDYDATQVSAKAMTKALNVENLAATIKRDGDDEQMVSEPNTYPKPAVVLSGVCWLVSMLSLAEGNLTNLKWVGLASVAFGLPAIAIKAIRTMARYQFDTNCLMLFAACGAVALQEYTEAAALVFLFAISEWLEVRATARARHALSAIVHLRPEKANLVHPQTRQLVVIPASAVPVGALVSVKTGDKIPCDGIVVEGTTTVDESSLTGEARPIRKGLHDVVSGGTVNSGMTQIMVRTTSTSENSAVSRLIRLVEEAQANRSDTEKLVDEFAKIYTPFVVLAAVLMCSVPWAFGQETGRTWTENGLILIVVACPCAMIISTPVSYVAGLAATAQNGILIKGGAHLEALSLVKHICFDKTGTLTNGEFALLSLEDFAKNMSRKEVFEHLALMEERASHPVAQAILTGARNEKVSIPKDTELERHTIVAGEGVLGIINGREVHVGNERMFGRIGLLKDVPETVRAKVESWKGLGGTIGYMSIEGEGIVCAYCAADGVRAESASVLSRLRKCGIEVTMLTGDNRDAALAVGAQVGLSEQEIQSKLLPEEKLAFIESLSSGCTGGSILSNPCGQRRLVMMCGDGVNDAPALAAADIGVAMGAGAALAMETADVTLLDSNLEKLEYSIKMGHRVTRKIKENVAFSLTVKFVVLGFALAGLTHLWAAIASDVGAMILVTLNAMLLLPKRQR, via the exons ATGGACTCTCCATCCCGACGCCCTTCGCTGAAAAAGAGTTCTTCTTCAAGCAAGTCCTTGAAGCCCGAGCTGGCTCGCAGTGTCTTGGTGTGCAATGGTATCTGCTGCGCCGCCGAAATTCCGATCATCAATCGAATCCTGGAGCCGATCAAGGGCGTTAAAAAGGTGCGCGTCAACGTACCTCTCAAGCAAATTTTGGTTGATTATGACGCTACTCAAGTTTCTGCCAAGGCCATGACGAAAGCTTTGAACGTCGAAAATCTTGCTGCGACTATTAAACGTGATGGTG ACGATGAACAGATGGTGAGCGAACCGAACACCTATCCCAAGCCGGCTGTCGTTCTTTCCGGAGTCTGCTGGCTTGTTTCCATGTTAAGTTTGGCCGAAGGCAACCTAACGAATTTGAAGTGGGTGGGACTCGCGTCAGTAGCGTTTGGTTTACCCGCTATTGCCATCAAAGCGATTCGCACGATGGCTCGGTATCAGTTCGATACCAATTGCCTGATGCTATTTGCGGCATGCGGTGCTGTGGCGTTACAAGAGTATACCGAGGCGGCAGCGCTCGTCTTCTTGTTTGCCATTTCAGAGTGGCTGGAAGTACGCGCAACGGCGCGTGCCCGACATGCCCTATCGGCAATTGTACACTTACGACCCGAAAAGGCCAATCTGGTGCATCCACAGACACGACAATTGGTGGTGATTCCGGCGTCAGCGGTTCCCGTCGGGGCGCTTGTGTCTGTGAAGACCGGCGACAAGATCCCGTGCGATGGTATTGTCGTGGAAGGCACAACGACCGTCGACGAATCGTCCTTGACAGGAGAGGCCCGCCCCATTCGAAAAGGTCTACATGACGTTGTTTCGGGTGGTACGGTGAATTCTGGAATGACGCAGATCATGGTGCGAACGACATCGACCTCGGAAAACTCGGCCGTGTCTCGTTTGATTCGGCTGGTCGAGGAAGCTCAAGCCAATCGATCGGACACGGAAAAGCTGGTGGACGAGTTTGCCAAGATATACACACCGTTCGTCGTGCTCGCGGCCGTTCTCATGTGCAGTGTACCGTGGGCTTTTGGACAGGAAACCGGTAGAACATGGACTGAGAATGGGCTGATTCTGATCGTTGTGGCCTGTCCGTGTGCCATGATCATTTCGACGCCTGTGTCTTACGTTGCTGGTCTTGCTGCGACGGCTCAAAATGGAATTCTTATCAAAGGTGGTGCACACTTGGAGGCACTCAGCCTCGTGAAGCATATTTGCTTCGACAAGACGGGCACACTGACGAACGGGGAGTTTGCGTTGCTGAGCCTGGAAGACTTTGCGAAGAATATGTCGCGAAAGGAGGTATTTGAGCACCTAGCCTTGATGGAAGAGCGCGCGTCGCACCCTGTGGCGCAAGCCATCTTGACCGGTGCTCGCAACGAGAAAGTCAGTATACCGAAAGATACGGAACTCGAGAGGCACACCATCGTTGCTGGCGAGGGCGTTTTGGGCATTATCAATGGGCGCGAGGTGCACGTTGGTAACGAGAGGATGTTTGGTCGTATCGGTCTATTGAAGGACGTACCCGAGACGGTACGGGCCAAGGTAGAATCGTGGAAGGGTCTTGGAGGGACGATTGGGTACATGAGTATAGAAGGGGAGGGAATTGTGTGTGCGTACTGTGCGGCCGATGGTGTCCGAGCCGAGTCTGCTAGTGTTTTGAGTCGTTTGAGGAAGTGCGGTATTGAAGTGACCATGTTGACTGGGGACAATCGCGACGCAGCGTTGGCAGTTGGAGCGCAAGTGGGTTTGTCTGAGCAGGAGATCCAGTCCAAGCTACTGCCCGAAGAGAAGCTGGCGTTTATTGAATCTTTGAGCTCTGGCTGTACTGGAGgttcaattttgtcgaatCCATGTGGTCAGCGGCGCTTGGTGATGATGTGTGGGGACGGGGTGAACGACGCGCCAGCTCTGGCAGCTGCAGACATTGGTGTAGCAATGGGTGCTGGGGCGGCGCTTGCGATGGAGACTGCGGACGTGACTCTATTGGATTCAAATCTAGAGAAGCTTGAATATAGCATCAAAATGGGCCACAGGGTCACGCGTAAAATCAAAGAAAACGTGGCTTTCAGCTTAACCGTGAAATTTGTGGTTCTTGGCTTCGCCCTTGCCGGGCTGACTCATCTTTGGGCAGCTATAGCAAGCGACGTGGGAGCCATGATTCTTGTTACCTTGAATGCAATGTTGCTCTTGCCGAAACGCCAGAGA